From Bacillus sp. SM2101, a single genomic window includes:
- a CDS encoding MFS transporter, whose translation MNTQRWMSRQFFSFFVTWGVFLPYWTGWLIHIKGMTISQTGLIMSLSLIARGISSLIVFPLLSGKFSSKTILNGASIGTLIVLFFCIPASSFTSLLVVSILLHVFYPTLMPALDSAAGVLMKNNELKNYGKSRLWGSVGFVLAGIIVAIFIDLMGDNVILWAMLLGVIVFMILGFMQTPNVLSKKSHRDQTIKGGMLKLFRNSHFVVVLAIVILLQASHASYYNYGYIFLQEIHAPNYLIGFIINIAVIAEIIFFAIADRRFYKISVATLLTLAALGSSIRWIIVFTFPNVIIFSISQILHAFSFAMAHYAFMKFLNKNIPYEQIPIAQGIYSGFALSWGTAVFTILGGYLYEIESTYAFVGMLLCTIPAILLSFAYRKLEHKTN comes from the coding sequence ATGAATACTCAACGGTGGATGAGCAGACAATTCTTTAGTTTTTTTGTGACATGGGGTGTTTTCCTCCCTTACTGGACAGGGTGGCTGATTCATATAAAAGGAATGACGATTTCTCAAACTGGCTTAATAATGAGCTTAAGTTTGATTGCAAGAGGTATTTCATCGTTAATTGTTTTCCCATTATTATCAGGAAAATTTAGTAGTAAAACAATATTAAATGGTGCTTCAATCGGTACACTAATTGTTCTTTTCTTCTGTATTCCAGCTAGTTCTTTTACTAGCTTATTAGTGGTATCAATACTCTTACATGTTTTTTATCCAACTTTGATGCCTGCATTAGACAGTGCAGCTGGCGTCCTTATGAAAAATAATGAATTGAAAAATTACGGAAAAAGTAGATTATGGGGATCTGTTGGGTTTGTATTGGCTGGTATAATCGTAGCTATCTTTATCGATCTTATGGGGGATAACGTGATTTTATGGGCAATGTTATTAGGTGTAATTGTTTTCATGATCCTCGGCTTTATGCAAACACCCAACGTTTTATCAAAAAAATCACACCGTGATCAAACAATAAAAGGAGGTATGCTAAAGTTATTTCGGAACAGCCACTTTGTTGTAGTACTCGCCATAGTGATATTACTGCAAGCATCACATGCTTCGTATTACAATTACGGGTATATTTTTTTACAAGAAATACATGCACCAAACTATTTAATCGGTTTTATTATTAACATTGCGGTAATCGCTGAAATTATTTTCTTTGCAATTGCAGATAGAAGATTTTACAAAATATCAGTAGCTACTTTACTTACACTAGCAGCACTTGGTTCATCGATACGCTGGATCATAGTATTTACTTTTCCTAATGTCATTATTTTTAGTATTTCACAAATATTACATGCATTCTCGTTCGCGATGGCGCATTATGCCTTTATGAAATTTTTAAATAAAAATATTCCTTATGAACAGATTCCAATCGCGCAAGGTATTTACTCGGGATTCGCACTTAGCTGGGGAACTGCAGTGTTTACAATTTTAGGAGGTTACTTATACGAAATAGAATCAACATACGCATTTGTTGGAATGCTACTTTGTACCATACCAGCCATCTTGCTCTCGTTTGCTTATCGGAAATTGGAGCATAAAACGAACTAG
- a CDS encoding serine hydrolase domain-containing protein produces MKKSSFIVFISLLLVISACSAENPTKKVSQTTENTDLIEKSTEENITSAQVQEVSQDSNDLDVYTKLDNVMTHFEKYYNFSGAVYVGMGGEEIYSNTFGKADIDQNIANTLDTKFIIGSLTKQFTAAAILLLKERGLLELEHQITDYLPDLSKWEGVTIHHLLSMSSGIVSTDHPYFAESLEKKFGSNIPYSITEEEAIAIYKDIPLNFNPGEKFEYSNSNYLILGLIIERTTEESYDKFLEKNIFEPLAMLNTGYSVNWEVLENKAQGYEKINTENDFYPIQYDYYITHSSSGLYTTMNDLVTWDRALYSAKLLKKETIAKMYAPYTNIPSNFEYGSEYDYGYGWFTQEKKVEHAGDLPGFIANFYRELNTELVIIILSNNESLDRDKMRSITNTLTNIVNGD; encoded by the coding sequence ATGAAAAAAAGCTCTTTTATTGTGTTCATTAGTCTTTTACTTGTTATAAGTGCGTGTTCTGCTGAAAATCCTACCAAAAAAGTAAGTCAAACTACAGAAAACACAGACCTTATTGAGAAGTCAACAGAAGAAAACATTACATCAGCTCAAGTACAAGAAGTAAGTCAAGATTCAAATGACTTAGATGTATATACCAAATTGGATAATGTGATGACTCACTTTGAAAAATACTATAATTTTTCAGGGGCTGTATATGTAGGTATGGGAGGTGAAGAAATATACTCTAATACGTTTGGTAAGGCTGACATTGATCAAAATATCGCAAATACATTAGATACGAAATTCATCATAGGTTCTTTGACTAAACAATTTACAGCCGCAGCGATATTATTACTAAAGGAAAGAGGATTACTTGAACTAGAACATCAAATTACAGATTATTTACCTGATCTTTCTAAATGGGAAGGGGTTACGATTCATCACCTTTTATCGATGTCATCTGGAATAGTAAGTACAGATCATCCGTATTTTGCTGAGAGTTTAGAAAAAAAATTCGGGTCTAATATTCCTTATTCGATAACCGAAGAAGAAGCAATTGCAATATATAAAGACATTCCTCTTAACTTTAATCCTGGTGAAAAGTTTGAATATAGCAATTCAAATTATTTAATTTTAGGATTGATCATAGAACGTACCACAGAAGAATCATACGATAAATTTTTAGAAAAGAACATTTTTGAACCTTTAGCGATGTTAAATACAGGTTACAGTGTTAACTGGGAAGTGCTAGAAAATAAAGCTCAAGGGTATGAAAAAATCAATACCGAAAATGATTTTTATCCTATTCAATACGACTATTATATAACCCATTCCTCCAGTGGTTTGTATACAACTATGAATGATTTAGTAACATGGGATAGAGCATTATATTCTGCAAAATTACTAAAAAAAGAGACTATAGCTAAGATGTATGCTCCTTATACTAACATCCCTTCTAACTTCGAATATGGATCTGAATATGACTATGGATATGGTTGGTTTACCCAAGAAAAAAAAGTTGAACACGCTGGAGACTTACCAGGATTTATAGCAAATTTTTATCGTGAGCTTAATACTGAACTTGTCATTATTATTTTAAGTAATAATGAATCCTTAGATAGGGATAAAATGCGTAGTATTACAAACACCTTAACTAACATTGTTAATGGTGATTGA